One stretch of Planococcus sp. PAMC 21323 DNA includes these proteins:
- a CDS encoding DUF1648 domain-containing protein — MNKKTETNNTCTFSERFLDVITLLTFIFTVLFLFIQWNTMPEKVPIHYNEMGKVDRLGFKAELFLLPLIGTIIWIGMSILEKYPHLYNYMNLTEENKEQQYKNGRMMVNVLKNEVVLLFSFLIVQSVHVANGTSEGLGVAFDPVLLIVMMGTIVFFIVRMLRA, encoded by the coding sequence GTGAATAAAAAAACGGAAACTAACAATACATGCACATTTTCAGAAAGGTTTCTGGATGTGATCACATTATTGACTTTTATTTTTACAGTCTTATTTTTATTTATCCAGTGGAATACAATGCCTGAAAAAGTACCAATTCATTATAACGAGATGGGGAAAGTCGATCGCTTAGGCTTTAAAGCAGAACTATTTCTTTTGCCATTGATAGGAACAATCATATGGATAGGCATGTCAATACTTGAAAAATATCCACATCTCTATAATTATATGAATCTTACTGAGGAAAATAAAGAGCAACAGTATAAAAATGGAAGAATGATGGTAAATGTGTTGAAAAATGAGGTTGTCTTATTGTTTAGCTTTTTAATAGTACAAAGCGTGCATGTTGCTAATGGAACTTCAGAAGGATTGGGGGTAGCTTTTGACCCTGTATTGTTAATTGTAATGATGGGTACGATTGTTTTCTTCATTGTACGAATGTTGAGAGCATAA
- a CDS encoding GIY-YIG nuclease family protein produces MFNKILSKFIISSKVHSTKSSVEKVDKETIFIFEPNLQELNQIIQLPTLTGKAPGYVYFVQEYMTGSFKIGKTKHIDRRMNVFNVKLPFENKLIFLIKAADHHQTEIAFHEYFSGKRLEGEWFNLTRDDVSWIKNGRYTDKIQKTISPPIEVTKQLTANKAKSEDKPLTLKQIEFAKTLFVKLEQEYELNVAYVNWTQKDLSRLSGYFRFKNKSALNNLVESGVLCKK; encoded by the coding sequence ATGTTCAATAAAATTCTCAGTAAATTTATCATATCCTCAAAGGTACATTCCACTAAATCTTCAGTTGAAAAAGTAGATAAAGAAACAATCTTTATATTCGAGCCAAACCTTCAAGAATTAAATCAAATTATACAACTTCCTACACTTACTGGAAAAGCACCTGGATATGTTTATTTTGTGCAGGAATACATGACCGGTTCCTTTAAAATCGGCAAAACTAAACACATCGATAGACGAATGAATGTTTTTAACGTCAAACTTCCATTTGAAAACAAATTAATTTTCCTTATAAAAGCTGCTGACCATCATCAAACAGAAATCGCTTTTCATGAATATTTTTCAGGAAAACGACTTGAGGGAGAATGGTTTAACTTAACTAGAGATGATGTTTCTTGGATAAAAAATGGGCGATATACAGATAAAATCCAAAAAACCATAAGTCCACCTATAGAAGTAACAAAACAACTAACTGCTAACAAAGCAAAGTCAGAAGATAAACCGTTAACATTAAAGCAAATAGAATTTGCTAAAACTTTGTTTGTTAAACTTGAGCAAGAATACGAACTTAATGTTGCTTATGTAAACTGGACGCAAAAAGACTTGAGTCGCTTAAGTGGCTATTTCCGATTCAAAAACAAGAGTGCGTTAAATAATTTGGTTGAAAGTGGTGTATTATGTAAGAAATAA